A stretch of the Methylacidiphilum caldifontis genome encodes the following:
- a CDS encoding efflux RND transporter periplasmic adaptor subunit, protein MKKKNLKLVLAISFLLLLGFGLFVYVRHHLYSQGVLTIYGNVDIREVQLAFYDTGRILKMYVQEGQRVKKGQLLAELDPVRFEDAVREAEHTVELDKAALENAEITYRRDEALAKEQFVSLQERDNAFAALKEARNKLKADEARLSLAKRELQDAKLYAPQDGVIEDRILEPGDMVTPQTAVFTMALDQPVWVRAYVPESYLGKIFLGMKAEILTDSYPGKVFHGWIGFISPVSEFTPKNVETPDLRTKLVYQVRVYSENSDYRLRLGMPATVRIPLKQSYPPEKPPLTME, encoded by the coding sequence GTGAAAAAGAAAAATCTAAAGCTAGTTTTAGCGATTAGCTTTCTATTATTGTTAGGATTTGGGTTGTTTGTATATGTTCGCCACCATTTGTATTCTCAAGGAGTGTTGACTATCTATGGGAATGTGGATATTCGGGAAGTTCAGCTGGCTTTTTATGATACAGGCAGAATCCTAAAAATGTATGTCCAGGAAGGACAAAGGGTTAAAAAAGGACAATTACTCGCTGAACTTGATCCTGTACGTTTCGAAGATGCTGTGAGAGAAGCCGAACATACGGTAGAGCTTGATAAGGCTGCTTTGGAAAATGCTGAAATAACATACCGAAGGGACGAGGCATTAGCAAAAGAACAGTTTGTTTCTTTGCAGGAAAGGGATAATGCTTTTGCGGCTTTGAAAGAAGCCCGTAACAAACTCAAAGCCGATGAAGCTCGCCTTTCCCTTGCAAAGAGAGAACTTCAGGATGCCAAACTTTATGCCCCACAAGACGGGGTGATTGAAGATAGGATTCTTGAACCTGGAGACATGGTGACACCCCAAACCGCTGTATTTACAATGGCCCTTGACCAACCCGTTTGGGTAAGAGCCTATGTTCCCGAATCCTATCTTGGGAAAATTTTTCTTGGGATGAAAGCTGAAATCCTTACAGACAGCTATCCTGGAAAAGTATTTCATGGCTGGATCGGTTTTATCTCTCCGGTTTCTGAATTTACTCCCAAAAACGTCGAAACACCTGATTTGAGGACAAAACTTGTATATCAAGTCAGGGTATATAGTGAGAACTCCGATTATAGGCTTAGACTGGGAATGCCCGCCACGGTACGCATCCCCTTAAAACAATCTTATCCTCCAGAAAAACCTCCGTTGACCATGGAATAA
- a CDS encoding TolC family outer membrane protein produces MLLRHFQKSCLFFGFFWFCLNFFLSCSLFGAKNIVQVFQEALESDPLLSRESYLFNGSQAGVSLARAALGPSLSVNAAAGEGSLIDVNINSFSLSTGTSFEFYTVLLTQPVFDGQKLSALKAAKYQQQAQGSAVQYHKQQLILRVVQAYFGVLQAEANERVAESELELYEEILKQTEAFLKTGKGDVVAVKEAKARYDISQSNLITAKNAVNIAKAILERITHKPATELVDVVEISPMNPTPNEIESWVNMAMANQPLIKQAKALLDASYAQVEKNKREHWPVLSFVGASSQLAVNAVPVNLQVAAGFLTLSLPLYDGQIDQRIKQSQAQAKATSETLRDTSDQAKLDTEEAFLNLQSSVLQLKSAKTALDSSQTSYEATKKGYEIGTRSIVDLLTVISDLSNAKRNYYNALYNHIVSRAQLKAAVGILSQEDIIAFNSILKK; encoded by the coding sequence ATGCTACTTCGACATTTCCAGAAATCTTGTTTATTTTTTGGTTTTTTCTGGTTTTGTTTGAATTTTTTCCTTTCCTGTTCCTTATTTGGTGCAAAGAATATTGTTCAAGTTTTTCAAGAGGCCTTGGAATCTGATCCCCTTCTTTCCAGGGAAAGTTATCTTTTTAATGGTTCTCAGGCTGGGGTTTCGCTTGCTCGAGCCGCTTTGGGCCCTTCCCTTTCAGTGAATGCAGCAGCTGGGGAAGGAAGCCTTATCGATGTCAATATCAATTCCTTTTCTCTCTCAACGGGGACCTCTTTTGAGTTCTATACGGTGCTTTTGACTCAACCCGTTTTCGATGGACAAAAGCTTTCGGCTTTGAAAGCGGCAAAATATCAACAACAGGCACAGGGTTCCGCTGTCCAATACCATAAACAACAGCTCATTTTACGAGTTGTACAAGCTTATTTTGGGGTATTGCAAGCGGAAGCGAACGAAAGGGTAGCGGAAAGTGAGCTAGAACTTTATGAAGAAATTCTAAAGCAAACGGAAGCTTTTTTAAAAACAGGGAAAGGGGATGTGGTTGCTGTGAAGGAAGCCAAAGCCCGCTACGATATATCCCAATCTAATCTCATTACAGCAAAAAATGCAGTGAATATTGCAAAGGCGATATTAGAAAGAATAACTCATAAACCGGCCACTGAACTGGTTGACGTGGTAGAAATTTCACCGATGAACCCTACTCCCAACGAAATAGAATCCTGGGTAAATATGGCTATGGCTAATCAACCTTTGATTAAACAGGCAAAGGCACTCTTAGATGCTTCTTATGCGCAGGTTGAGAAAAATAAAAGAGAACATTGGCCTGTCTTGTCGTTTGTGGGTGCATCAAGCCAGTTAGCGGTGAATGCTGTTCCGGTCAATTTGCAAGTTGCTGCAGGTTTTTTGACCCTTTCTTTGCCTCTATATGATGGACAGATTGATCAGAGGATCAAACAGTCTCAAGCCCAGGCAAAGGCGACTTCTGAAACTTTACGCGATACATCTGATCAAGCAAAACTTGACACCGAAGAAGCTTTTCTCAATTTGCAAAGTAGTGTGCTTCAGCTGAAAAGTGCAAAAACCGCCTTGGACTCCTCACAAACTTCTTATGAAGCAACAAAAAAAGGCTATGAAATAGGAACGCGATCGATCGTCGATCTTTTGACTGTGATTTCAGATCTGTCCAACGCAAAAAGAAATTATTACAATGCGCTGTATAATCATATTGTTTCTCGAGCACAACTGAAAGCTGCGGTGGGCATTCTGAGCCAAGAAGATATTATCGCTTTCAATAGTATCCTTAAAAAATAA
- a CDS encoding GIY-YIG nuclease family protein encodes MPPLSAVGISGLQAGEDVNFVSLLPTFSPEVIPATPGSYSLFFFLNQLTLNFKNTQLIVNEGYYCYCGSALGKGGLQRRILRHLDQIKKVYWHIDYLTPHARFLYLCFCETIISLECVFAKAINKLPNVKAPFPGFGSTDCTNKCISHLLYTPKMWNGEEIVKKLIRSINDHEK; translated from the coding sequence ATGCCACCCCTGAGCGCCGTAGGAATCTCCGGCCTTCAGGCCGGGGAGGATGTCAATTTTGTGTCTTTATTACCCACTTTTAGCCCTGAAGTTATTCCAGCAACCCCAGGATCCTATAGCCTTTTTTTCTTTTTAAATCAGTTAACTTTGAATTTTAAAAACACCCAACTTATCGTTAATGAAGGCTATTATTGTTATTGCGGTTCTGCATTGGGCAAAGGAGGATTGCAAAGACGCATTCTTAGGCACCTGGACCAGATAAAGAAAGTTTATTGGCATATAGACTATTTAACTCCTCATGCCCGTTTTTTATATTTATGTTTTTGCGAGACGATCATTTCTTTAGAATGCGTTTTTGCAAAAGCCATTAACAAATTGCCTAATGTAAAAGCTCCATTTCCAGGATTTGGCTCGACGGATTGTACCAACAAATGTATAAGCCATTTATTATATACTCCAAAGATGTGGAATGGAGAAGAAATTGTAAAAAAGCTTATCCGATCGATTAATGACCATGAAAAATAA
- a CDS encoding cellulose synthase family protein has product MSLILRLWGGSSQWDQQLQANLLSYPYPEVTIQLPVYNEKSVVERLLHAVCEIDYPKNKMQIQVIDDSTDETTAIIAKWVYEYKKKGFDISHLRRGSREGFKAGGLQYGLERAKGEFIAIFDADFLPPPSFLKETLPYFHSPNVGMVQARWGYLNRDTNLLTRCQALFLDGHFLLEQPIRYKYNLFFNFNGTAGVWRKKCIIDSGGWEGDTLTEDLDLSYRAQFKGWKFVYAPRMVVPSELPSPIVAFRTQQHRWAKGAIQTAKKHLFSLLKGSFSTASKIEGFFHLLAHSIHPIVAILVILNAITFFCFPLPKSGAQEFLGFLFSIISLFYLFYLAVIIFLSKKLQLSTLVILPFSMAMSLGMAFANTKSVIDGLFGKNNVFVRTPKNGSCNSQKPIYKIDHSLTLPLIETTFSAIFCIALYQAIQKHFWFSLPTLFMHTLGFGYVGIATLYSIAKMKRG; this is encoded by the coding sequence ATGAGTCTAATACTAAGGTTATGGGGAGGATCATCTCAATGGGACCAGCAATTACAAGCCAACCTTCTTTCCTATCCTTATCCTGAGGTAACGATACAACTACCCGTATACAATGAAAAATCAGTTGTAGAACGACTACTACATGCAGTTTGTGAAATCGACTATCCAAAAAACAAAATGCAAATACAGGTCATTGATGATTCTACTGATGAAACCACAGCGATCATAGCGAAATGGGTTTATGAATATAAAAAGAAAGGATTTGACATATCTCATTTGCGCAGGGGTAGCAGGGAAGGATTCAAAGCTGGTGGATTGCAGTATGGCTTGGAAAGGGCAAAGGGAGAATTCATCGCCATTTTCGATGCTGATTTCCTTCCCCCACCCTCTTTTCTTAAAGAAACACTCCCTTATTTTCATTCTCCGAATGTAGGCATGGTCCAAGCCCGGTGGGGATATTTAAATCGGGATACAAATCTCCTTACTCGCTGCCAAGCCTTATTTTTAGATGGGCATTTTCTGCTTGAACAGCCAATCAGGTATAAATACAACCTGTTCTTCAATTTTAATGGAACGGCCGGTGTCTGGAGGAAAAAATGCATTATCGACTCTGGAGGATGGGAAGGAGATACATTGACTGAAGATTTAGATCTCAGTTATCGTGCTCAATTCAAAGGATGGAAATTTGTTTATGCACCCAGAATGGTTGTTCCGAGTGAACTGCCTTCTCCAATCGTTGCCTTTAGAACGCAACAGCACCGCTGGGCAAAAGGAGCTATTCAAACAGCAAAAAAGCATCTTTTTTCCTTACTCAAAGGATCATTTTCTACAGCTTCTAAAATAGAAGGATTCTTTCATCTTTTAGCTCACTCCATTCACCCTATTGTTGCAATATTGGTTATACTCAATGCGATTACCTTTTTTTGCTTCCCTTTACCCAAATCTGGCGCCCAGGAATTTTTAGGTTTCCTTTTTTCCATTATATCTTTATTTTATCTTTTTTACCTGGCCGTCATTATTTTCTTAAGCAAAAAGCTCCAGCTCAGCACACTCGTTATCCTTCCTTTTTCCATGGCCATGTCTCTAGGTATGGCTTTCGCTAATACAAAGTCGGTAATCGATGGCTTATTTGGCAAAAATAACGTTTTTGTCAGAACACCTAAAAATGGCTCCTGTAATTCGCAAAAGCCCATTTATAAGATCGATCACAGTCTAACCCTTCCTCTTATAGAAACCACTTTTTCAGCCATTTTTTGTATCGCCCTCTATCAAGCTATACAGAAACATTTCTGGTTTTCCTTGCCGACCCTTTTCATGCATACTCTGGGCTTCGGTTATGTGGGTATTGCTACTCTCTATTCAATCGCCAAGATGAAAAGGGGGTAA
- a CDS encoding D-alanyl-D-alanine carboxypeptidase family protein, with translation MKNKCVFKLNFFLFIFPFPLILLLLISAQGEDISIINKNLQARSALVWDSDQKKDLFSRDADSQYYPASTTKLMTALITYEKTKLEGTVTIQPADLGLTEYPVIRFFPGEKYAVRSLVYALLLSSSNEAAMALARQSCGTVMSFVDEMNKKAKSLGCTHTHFQNPHGISYPGHVTTANDLRKIFEAFLDIPQLVKVASSSSYELATLDGKPVQYLMNTNKLLDLYQGMVAGKTGWTPESRNTFVGFCQRQNKKLIIVILDSPNKWQDALVLLQPFMGGPIQ, from the coding sequence ATGAAAAATAAATGCGTTTTTAAATTAAATTTTTTTCTTTTTATTTTTCCTTTTCCTTTGATTCTATTACTTCTTATCTCCGCTCAGGGAGAAGATATTTCTATTATTAACAAAAACTTACAAGCCAGATCGGCTTTAGTATGGGATAGCGATCAGAAAAAAGATCTCTTTAGCCGTGATGCTGACTCTCAATATTATCCAGCGAGCACAACAAAGCTGATGACCGCTCTTATAACCTATGAAAAAACTAAACTCGAAGGAACGGTAACGATCCAACCTGCTGATCTTGGTTTAACTGAATATCCCGTTATTCGGTTTTTCCCCGGTGAAAAATATGCGGTAAGGAGCCTAGTTTATGCTCTTCTGCTGTCTTCAAGTAATGAAGCGGCAATGGCTCTAGCACGGCAATCTTGTGGTACGGTGATGAGTTTTGTTGATGAAATGAACAAAAAAGCCAAAAGCCTTGGCTGCACTCATACCCATTTTCAAAATCCTCACGGTATTTCTTATCCAGGGCATGTGACGACTGCCAATGATTTGAGAAAAATTTTTGAAGCCTTTTTGGATATTCCCCAATTAGTGAAAGTAGCAAGCTCGAGCAGTTATGAATTAGCCACTTTGGATGGTAAACCGGTCCAATACCTCATGAATACAAATAAGTTGCTTGACCTTTACCAGGGAATGGTTGCTGGAAAAACAGGCTGGACTCCGGAATCAAGAAATACTTTTGTAGGCTTCTGTCAGAGGCAGAATAAAAAACTCATTATTGTTATCCTTGATAGTCCAAACAAATGGCAAGATGCACTTGTCCTTTTGCAGCCCTTCATGGGAGGGCCGATTCAATGA
- the lipA gene encoding lipoyl synthase, whose amino-acid sequence MEQSLMNRKPPWLRAKIPGGAAYNEIRHLVHSYNLHTVCESALCPNIGECWSRKTATFMILGDRCTRSCRFCAVTTAKPLPINQEEPKNVALAIKAMGLKYAVITSVARDDLKDGGAEAWAQTIKEVRALNPQTKIEVLIPDFRGNRESLMKVLDAKPDVLNHNIETVPRLQKRVRPQARYERSLEVLKQSAEQGFPTKTGLMLGIGETKEEIESTLLDLYHIGVKILTLGQYLRPSPNHLPVDRWVSPEEFKSWKEFGLRLGFSHVESGPLVRSSYHADEPWQSG is encoded by the coding sequence ATGGAACAATCGCTTATGAATAGAAAGCCTCCCTGGCTAAGAGCAAAAATTCCCGGAGGAGCTGCATATAATGAAATCCGGCATCTCGTCCATTCCTATAATCTTCACACAGTCTGTGAAAGCGCCCTTTGTCCCAATATAGGAGAGTGTTGGAGTAGGAAAACGGCTACTTTCATGATTCTTGGGGATCGTTGTACCCGAAGTTGCCGATTTTGTGCCGTAACGACTGCTAAACCTCTTCCCATAAATCAAGAAGAACCTAAAAATGTAGCCTTAGCTATAAAAGCCATGGGACTAAAATATGCGGTTATCACTTCGGTTGCCAGAGATGATTTGAAAGATGGAGGAGCAGAAGCCTGGGCTCAAACAATCAAAGAAGTCAGGGCATTGAATCCTCAAACGAAAATCGAAGTTCTCATTCCTGATTTTCGGGGAAATAGAGAAAGTCTCATGAAAGTGTTGGATGCAAAACCCGATGTATTGAACCACAACATTGAAACCGTGCCCAGACTCCAAAAACGGGTACGTCCACAAGCTCGCTACGAAAGATCGCTTGAGGTTCTCAAGCAATCCGCAGAACAAGGATTTCCTACAAAAACTGGTCTTATGCTGGGCATTGGGGAAACAAAAGAGGAAATTGAAAGTACTCTTTTAGATCTCTACCATATCGGCGTCAAAATTCTCACCCTAGGTCAATATCTACGTCCCTCCCCAAACCATCTACCCGTCGACAGGTGGGTCAGTCCGGAGGAATTCAAGAGCTGGAAAGAATTTGGCTTAAGGCTAGGTTTTAGCCATGTGGAATCTGGACCTTTAGTTCGCAGCTCCTATCACGCCGATGAACCCTGGCAATCAGGCTAA
- a CDS encoding serine hydrolase domain-containing protein has protein sequence MGLGFYFYFLVLFLFLLKSSLVFGLQVDKAATYSRQHNHLSLLIIKNGQVIHEEYSAGNGPFIRHRIFSGTKGFWGIIAMKAIEEKFLSLHEPVFLTIKEWKETTDPRKKITVYDLLHFIDGIEPAFYLHNDGFVDRNFHALFLKPIRAPGSIFTYGPSHLQIFCELLNRKLNAAGLTACEYMEKKLLLPLEIHNVEFKRDGHGNPLLAAGFRLTPREWSKLGELILHKGWFKGKKIISWEYLKECFQGSPINPLYGIGFWVNSLAPYGREIDVEQELSKPWYNENWKNGSLCNDAPADLIESIGSANQRMFIIPSMDLIVVRQSHGGGFSDRVFLKLLLGRKGLTATSEE, from the coding sequence ATGGGGTTAGGTTTTTATTTTTATTTTTTAGTGCTATTTCTTTTCCTTTTAAAAAGCTCCTTAGTTTTTGGGCTTCAGGTTGATAAAGCCGCTACTTATTCAAGACAACACAACCATCTATCTCTTCTCATCATCAAAAATGGACAAGTTATTCACGAAGAATATTCTGCCGGAAATGGTCCCTTTATCCGTCACCGGATATTTAGCGGCACAAAAGGTTTTTGGGGTATAATCGCAATGAAAGCCATAGAAGAAAAGTTCCTTTCATTGCATGAACCTGTTTTCTTAACGATCAAAGAATGGAAAGAAACAACCGATCCAAGGAAAAAAATTACAGTTTATGACCTGCTCCATTTCATCGATGGCATAGAACCTGCCTTTTACCTTCACAATGATGGTTTCGTGGATCGGAACTTTCATGCCCTTTTTTTAAAGCCGATCAGGGCCCCTGGTTCCATCTTTACCTATGGTCCTAGCCACTTGCAAATATTTTGCGAACTTCTTAACCGAAAGCTGAACGCAGCCGGTTTAACCGCTTGTGAATACATGGAGAAAAAACTGCTGTTGCCCTTGGAAATTCATAATGTGGAATTTAAAAGAGACGGTCATGGCAACCCCCTTCTAGCTGCGGGTTTTCGGCTCACTCCCAGAGAATGGTCAAAACTCGGAGAACTCATTCTTCATAAGGGTTGGTTCAAAGGAAAAAAAATTATCTCTTGGGAATATTTAAAAGAATGTTTCCAAGGAAGCCCTATTAATCCTCTTTATGGAATAGGATTTTGGGTCAACTCTTTAGCTCCCTACGGAAGAGAAATTGATGTTGAACAGGAACTGAGTAAACCCTGGTATAACGAAAACTGGAAAAATGGTTCCCTATGCAATGATGCCCCTGCCGATCTTATTGAATCTATTGGATCAGCCAACCAAAGAATGTTCATCATTCCCTCAATGGATTTGATTGTGGTTAGGCAATCTCATGGCGGAGGTTTTTCGGATAGAGTATTTCTTAAGCTTCTTTTAGGGAGAAAAGGGCTAACAGCAACTTCCGAAGAATAA
- a CDS encoding N-acetylmuramoyl-L-alanine amidase family protein, translating to MKNIAWFVVFFFLFSPSLVLAIKPFSKALIDPGHGGIDSGGTSGKRVAHYLVEKDLTLDVATRLAYELRKSGLKVIMTRTDDRFVDLDDRVKLANSLGKDTILVSIHFDALSDRHQRGIKTYFWHANSFGLATRIQRSLVRITGQKDLGVIRRRLRLTRNSVIPAVLCECGFMTNPHENKLLASPSYRKTLAVAIAKGILEENRLGDYGITPVAEIWAPLSKASDSPRHVFHKKHKRKKHVKKLEASLEKKGTAERQKKYFLS from the coding sequence GTGAAAAATATTGCTTGGTTTGTTGTTTTCTTTTTTCTTTTTTCTCCATCTTTAGTTTTGGCTATAAAGCCTTTTTCTAAAGCTCTGATCGACCCTGGACACGGTGGTATTGATTCAGGAGGCACAAGCGGGAAAAGAGTAGCCCATTACCTGGTAGAAAAAGACTTGACCCTGGATGTTGCAACAAGGCTTGCTTATGAACTTCGTAAATCTGGACTAAAAGTCATAATGACGAGAACAGATGATCGATTTGTCGATCTGGATGATAGGGTCAAACTCGCCAACTCTTTAGGTAAAGACACAATACTGGTAAGTATCCATTTCGATGCGCTTTCTGACCGCCACCAAAGAGGAATTAAAACTTACTTCTGGCACGCGAACAGTTTTGGGTTGGCTACAAGAATCCAACGAAGCCTGGTCAGAATAACAGGACAAAAAGACCTCGGTGTAATCCGTCGTAGGCTACGACTTACACGCAATTCTGTGATCCCCGCTGTTCTTTGCGAATGTGGTTTTATGACTAATCCTCATGAAAACAAACTCTTAGCTTCTCCTTCCTATCGAAAGACATTAGCGGTCGCCATCGCCAAGGGAATACTAGAAGAAAACCGTCTCGGAGACTATGGAATTACACCGGTTGCTGAAATCTGGGCACCGCTTTCCAAAGCTTCCGACTCCCCCAGGCACGTATTTCATAAAAAACACAAAAGAAAAAAGCATGTCAAAAAACTCGAGGCTTCTCTTGAAAAAAAGGGAACTGCTGAGAGACAAAAAAAATATTTTTTAAGCTAG
- a CDS encoding phosphopantothenoylcysteine decarboxylase domain-containing protein, protein MKVLITCGPSFEPIDQVRRITNFSTGKLGIELSSYFSKWGMEVVCLLGSHSSLRPISPQFTLYLFDTNEGLWKEIKKLSESHSFDAIFHAAALCDFRVQQIVDQYGEEAIKTKITSDREYWIKVVPAEKLIDKLRTIFPDALIAGWKYEVEADYDTVLLKGKRQIERSGSDYCVINGPAYGLGYGILNREGELFHVPSVEKMGDFFLPKISLRNKRLDELPPFHLGD, encoded by the coding sequence ATGAAGGTATTGATAACCTGTGGCCCTAGTTTTGAACCTATTGATCAGGTAAGAAGGATAACGAATTTCTCTACGGGCAAGCTAGGCATTGAGTTGTCTTCTTACTTCAGTAAATGGGGAATGGAAGTAGTGTGTTTGCTGGGTAGCCATTCTTCTTTACGCCCAATTAGTCCCCAATTCACTCTTTACCTTTTCGATACGAATGAAGGATTATGGAAAGAGATAAAAAAGCTTTCAGAGAGTCATTCTTTTGATGCAATTTTTCACGCGGCAGCTCTCTGCGATTTCAGAGTCCAACAGATTGTAGATCAATATGGAGAAGAAGCGATTAAAACAAAGATTACAAGTGATAGGGAATATTGGATTAAAGTTGTGCCTGCAGAAAAACTCATCGACAAGTTGCGCACCATCTTTCCAGACGCCTTGATTGCGGGTTGGAAATATGAAGTAGAGGCTGACTACGATACAGTTCTTTTAAAGGGGAAAAGGCAGATAGAGCGAAGTGGTTCAGACTACTGTGTGATCAATGGACCAGCTTACGGACTGGGTTATGGCATTTTAAATCGGGAAGGGGAGCTCTTCCATGTACCCTCGGTAGAAAAAATGGGGGATTTTTTCCTCCCTAAGATAAGCTTAAGGAACAAACGGCTTGACGAGTTACCCCCTTTTCATCTTGGCGATTGA
- a CDS encoding RNA-guided endonuclease InsQ/TnpB family protein: MLIRQAFKYELMPNGQQERQMCRFAGSCRFVYNRALALQKERHERGEKKLGYAGLCKLLTEWRNSAETAWLKDAPVHPLQQSLKDLERAYANFFAKWAGFPRFRKKGMSDSFRYPDPKQIKLEQHNNRIFLPKLGWLRYRNSREVLGVVKNVTVSQSCGKWYVSIQTEREVEQIVPQGGTVGIDMGIAHFATLSDGTFYAPLHSFRRHEMALRKAQQSLSRRVRFSNNWRKAKARVGRIHARIANVRRDFLHKTSTAISKNHAVVFVEDLQVRNMSGSAAGTVEAPGRKVRAMSGLNKSILDQGWFEFRRQLDYKLAWRGGRLIAVPPQNTSRACPCCGHVSADNRQTQAWFACVECGFEVNADVVGAINIFSCGMQMLRDEGQDTLHACSGMAQAVSPDGLWIEPRWRSEAGTHRSDPGEAPCHP; this comes from the coding sequence ATGCTTATCCGCCAAGCCTTCAAGTACGAATTGATGCCAAACGGCCAGCAAGAGCGGCAAATGTGCCGCTTTGCTGGCTCATGCCGGTTCGTCTACAACAGGGCGCTGGCGTTGCAGAAGGAGCGCCACGAGCGAGGCGAGAAAAAACTTGGCTACGCTGGGTTGTGCAAGCTGCTCACCGAGTGGCGCAACAGCGCGGAGACGGCATGGCTCAAGGACGCTCCGGTGCATCCCTTGCAACAATCCCTCAAAGACCTGGAGCGAGCCTACGCCAACTTCTTTGCCAAGTGGGCTGGTTTCCCACGCTTCAGGAAGAAAGGCATGTCGGATAGCTTCCGCTATCCCGACCCGAAGCAGATCAAGCTGGAGCAGCACAACAACCGCATCTTTCTGCCCAAGCTCGGCTGGCTGCGCTACCGCAACAGCCGGGAGGTGCTCGGTGTAGTCAAGAACGTCACCGTAAGCCAGTCATGCGGTAAGTGGTACGTGAGCATCCAGACCGAGCGGGAGGTCGAGCAGATCGTTCCGCAAGGGGGTACGGTTGGCATCGACATGGGGATCGCCCACTTCGCTACGCTCTCGGATGGCACGTTCTACGCCCCGCTCCACAGCTTCAGGCGGCATGAGATGGCGTTGCGCAAGGCGCAGCAGTCATTGAGCCGCAGGGTCAGATTCAGCAACAACTGGAGGAAGGCAAAAGCAAGAGTTGGGCGCATCCACGCACGCATCGCTAATGTCCGCCGCGACTTCCTGCATAAGACCTCGACCGCGATCAGCAAAAACCACGCTGTAGTCTTCGTCGAGGACTTGCAGGTACGGAACATGTCCGGGTCGGCGGCGGGCACTGTCGAGGCTCCAGGCCGAAAGGTTCGGGCCATGTCCGGCCTGAACAAGTCGATCCTGGATCAAGGTTGGTTCGAGTTCCGTCGCCAACTGGATTACAAGCTGGCATGGCGGGGCGGCCGGCTGATCGCCGTGCCGCCGCAGAATACGAGCCGCGCCTGCCCGTGCTGCGGACACGTTTCGGCGGACAACCGCCAGACGCAGGCCTGGTTTGCGTGTGTGGAATGTGGTTTTGAGGTCAACGCCGATGTGGTCGGTGCAATCAACATCTTCTCTTGTGGGATGCAAATGTTGCGGGACGAAGGGCAGGACACGCTGCACGCTTGCAGCGGGATGGCGCAAGCCGTCAGCCCGGATGGCCTGTGGATCGAACCGCGCTGGCGGTCGGAAGCAGGAACCCACCGAAGCGACCCAGGAGAGGCGCCATGCCACCCCTGA